The following are from one region of the Strix uralensis isolate ZFMK-TIS-50842 chromosome 4, bStrUra1, whole genome shotgun sequence genome:
- the ABCE1 gene encoding ATP-binding cassette sub-family E member 1, translated as MADKLTRIAIVNHDKCKPKKCRQECKKSCPVVRMGKLCIEVTSQSKIAWISETLCIGCGICIKKCPFGALSIVNLPSNLEKETTHRYCANAFKLHRLPIPRPGEVLGLVGTNGIGKSTALKILAGKQKPNLGKYDDPPDWQEILTYFRGSELQNYFTKILEDDLKAIIKPQYVDQIPKAAKGTVGSILDRKDETKTQTVVCQQLDLTHLKERNVEDLSGGELQRFACAVVCIQKADIFMFDEPSSYLDVKQRLKAAITIRSLINPDRYIIVVEHDLSVLDYLSDFICCLYGVPSAYGVVTMPFSVREGINIFLDGYVPTENLRFRDASLVFKVAETANEEEVKKMCMYKYPGMKKKMGEFELSIVAGEFTDSEIMVMLGENGTGKTTFIRMLAGRLTPDEGGEVPVLNVSYKPQKISPKSTGSVRQLLHEKIRDAYTHPQFVTDVMKPLQIENIIDQEVQTLSGGELQRVALALCLGKPADVYLIDEPSAYLDSEQRLMAARVIKRFILHAKKTAFVVEHDFIMATYLADRVIVFDGIPSKNTLANSPQTLLAGMNKFLSQLEITFRRDPNNYRPRINKLNSIKDVEQKKSGNYFFLDD; from the exons ATGGCAGACAAATTAACAAGAATTGCTATTGTCAACCATGACAAGTGTAAGCCAAAGAAATGCCGTCAAGAATGCAAGAAGAGTTGTCCTGTAGTTCGAATGG GAAAACTCTGCATAGAAGTCACATCACAGAGCAAAATAGCATGGATCTCAGAAACACTTTGTATCGGTTGTGGTATTTGCATCAAG AAATGTCCTTTTGGAGCCTTGTCAATTGTTAATTTACCTAGCAACCTGGAGAAAGAAACAACGCATAGATATTGTGCCAATGCCTTCAAACTTcacag GTTGCCTATCCCTCGTCCAGGTGAAGTGCTGGGACTGGTTGGAACCAATGGTATTGGAAAATCAACTGCCTTGAAAATTTTAGCAGGAAAACAGAAGCCAAATCTTGGAAAATATGAT GATCCACCTGACTGGCAAGAAATTTTGACTTACTTCCGAGGATCtgaattacaaaattattttaccaaGATCCTGGAAGATGACCTGAAAGCTATCATTAAACCTCAGTATGTGGACCAGATTCCTAAAGCTGCAAAG GGAACAGTGGGATCAATTCTGGATAGGAAGGATGAAACTAAGACGCAAACTGTTGTATGTCAGCAGCTTG ACTTAACCcatctgaaagaaagaaatgttgaGGACCTTTCAGGAGGAGAACTTCAGAGATTTGCTTGTGCAGTTGTTTGCATTCAGAAGGCCGATAT CTTCATGTTTGATGAACCTTCTAGCTACCTAGATGTCAAGCAGCGCTTGAAGGCTGCCATTACTATTCGATCCCTAATAAACCCTGACAG GTACATTATTGTTGTAGAGCATGATCTAAGTGTGTTAGATTATCTCTCTGACTTTATCTGCTGCCTGTATGGTGTGCCAAGTGCTTATGGTGTTGTTACTATGCCTTTCAGCGTAAGAGAAG GCATAAACATTTTCTTAGATGGCTACGTTCCAACAGAAAATCTAAGGTTTCGAGATGCATCTCTGGTATTTAAAGTGGCTGAGACAGCGAATGAAGAAGAGGTTAAAAAGATGTGTATGTACAAATATccaggaatgaaaaaaaagatgGGAGAATTTGAACTATCCATAGTAGCTGGAGAATTCACTGATTCTGAAATTATGGTGATGTTGGGGGAAAACG gaaCTGGCAAAACTACATTTATCCGAATGCTTGCAGGAAGACTTACGCCTGATGAAGGAG GTGAGGTCCCAGTTCTAAACGTCAGCTACAAACCACAGAAGATCAGTCCTAAATCTACG GGAAGTGTCCGTCAGCTACTTCACGAGAAGATCAGAGATGCCTATACACACCCCCAGTTTGTAACTGATGTGATGAAACCTCTTCAGATAGAAAACATCATCGACCAGGAG GTTCAGACGTTGTCTGGTGGTGAGTTGCAGCGCGTTGCATTAGCTCTCTGTCTTGGTAAACCTGCGGACGTCTACCTAATCGACGAACCTTCAGCATATTTAGACTCTGAACAACGTCTGATGGCTGCTAGAGTCATTAAACG tttCATTCTCCATGctaaaaaaacagcttttgtggTAGAACATGATTTTATCATGGCTACATATCTTGCTGATCGTGTGATTGTTTTTGATGGTATTCCTTCCAAGAACACACTTGCGAACAG TCCGCAGACCCTTTTGGCTGGAATGAATAAGTTTTTATCTCAACTTGAAATCACTTTTAGAAGAGACCCCAACAATTACAGACCAAGAATAAACAAACTCAATTCAATCAAG gaTGTAGAACAAAAGAAGAGTGGAAACTACTTTTTCCTGGATGACTAA